In Fusobacteriaceae bacterium, a single genomic region encodes these proteins:
- a CDS encoding argininosuccinate synthase, which translates to MKASGKAKEKIVLAYSGGLDTTTIIPWLLENYDYDIICCCINVGQGEELDNLEQRAIGSGAKKLYVVDVQDEYVNDYILPTVQAGAVYEHKYLLGTATARPLIAKVLVDIAKKEGATAICHGATGKGNDQIRFELGIKALAPELKIIAPWRIWSISSRMESIEYCKAHGINLPFKVDSSYSRDRNLWHISHEGLELENPAEAPNYDHLLVLSTRPEKAPVKSESIEIEWDKGVPVKLNGKKMSPRQIIEKLNVLGGKHGIGIIDIVENRVVGMKSRGVYETPGGTILQESHEQLEELVLDRETLKYKRLAAVEFAELVYAAKWFSPLREALSAFVTETQKVVSGVTKMRLYKGNIIKEGTTSPFTLYDEDIASFTTGELYDHHDAEGFITLYGLSTKVRALKEQARSQKGGKKGKK; encoded by the coding sequence GTGAAGGCCTCCGGAAAGGCCAAAGAAAAAATCGTTCTGGCCTACTCCGGCGGACTGGATACAACAACGATCATCCCCTGGCTGTTGGAAAACTATGACTATGACATCATCTGCTGCTGCATCAACGTCGGACAGGGCGAGGAACTGGACAATCTCGAGCAGCGCGCCATCGGAAGCGGCGCGAAAAAGCTCTATGTGGTGGATGTCCAGGACGAATACGTCAACGACTACATCCTGCCTACGGTGCAGGCGGGCGCGGTCTATGAACACAAATACCTGCTGGGCACGGCCACAGCCCGTCCCCTGATCGCAAAAGTCCTTGTGGATATCGCGAAAAAGGAAGGGGCTACGGCCATTTGCCACGGCGCCACCGGCAAGGGAAACGATCAGATCCGCTTTGAACTGGGGATCAAGGCCTTGGCGCCGGAGCTGAAAATCATCGCCCCCTGGCGGATCTGGAGCATCAGCTCCCGGATGGAATCCATCGAATACTGCAAGGCCCACGGGATCAATCTGCCCTTTAAGGTGGACTCTTCCTATTCCCGGGACAGAAATCTCTGGCACATTTCCCACGAAGGTCTTGAACTGGAAAACCCTGCCGAAGCCCCCAATTATGATCATTTGCTCGTCCTTTCGACGCGGCCGGAAAAGGCGCCCGTGAAAAGCGAGTCCATCGAGATCGAATGGGACAAGGGCGTGCCCGTCAAGCTCAACGGCAAAAAGATGAGCCCCCGCCAGATCATTGAAAAGCTCAATGTCCTTGGCGGAAAGCACGGCATCGGCATTATCGACATCGTCGAAAACCGCGTGGTCGGCATGAAATCCCGCGGCGTCTATGAGACCCCGGGCGGCACCATTCTGCAGGAATCCCATGAGCAGCTGGAAGAGCTCGTCCTCGACCGGGAGACGCTCAAATACAAGCGCCTCGCGGCAGTCGAATTCGCCGAACTCGTCTACGCGGCCAAATGGTTTTCCCCTCTGCGGGAAGCCCTCTCGGCCTTTGTGACGGAAACACAGAAAGTCGTATCGGGCGTGACAAAAATGCGCCTCTACAAGGGAAACATCATCAAAGAAGGAACAACCTCGCCCTTTACGCTCTATGATGAGGATATCGCGAGCTTTACCACAGGGGAACTCTATGACCACCATGACGCCGAAGGCTTCATTACCCTCTACGGGCTTTCCACAAAGGTGCGGGCCCTCAAAGAACAGGCGAGAAGTCAAAAAGGCGGGAAAAAAGGGAAAAAATAA